One part of the Dermacentor andersoni chromosome 2, qqDerAnde1_hic_scaffold, whole genome shotgun sequence genome encodes these proteins:
- the LOC129387186 gene encoding uncharacterized protein: protein MPKNQNTLACYLDKKTRTTQDVHFSAPSQLLKVTQTQATSGTRLYHCSAAEIAFTSGFATAVSQHVGDNAYEIIGPDHESPQGANISVAEVSPIPLGSYHDR, encoded by the exons atgccaaaaaatcaaaatacattggcatgttatttggacaagaaaacta ggacaacccaggacgtgcatttctcagcacccagtcaactgctaaaagtgactcaaacacaggccacca gtggaactcggctgtaccactgcagtgctgcggaaattgccttcaccagcggctttgcaacagctgtttcgcagcatgtcg gagacaatgcctacgaaattattggccctgatcatgagagccctcaaggggcaaacatctctgttgcagaagtgagcccgataccacttggaagttaccatgacagatga